The following proteins come from a genomic window of Aspergillus luchuensis IFO 4308 DNA, chromosome 3, nearly complete sequence:
- a CDS encoding uncharacterized protein (COG:U,Y;~EggNog:ENOG410PICI;~InterPro:IPR011047,IPR021717;~PFAM:PF11715;~antiSMASH:Cluster_3.5) produces the protein MAKIYKDTRVDLRPYSPNTVVNIPISTQESTQSRARFSVISSPNRDEPVAKDEDEFSKRYLASQGSIYFRKRNVYPRTFLWRVVDNSKILEIQCVDLTKAGIEHHEYNVTLRLEFEEGIVPSGVDFADLEEHEALSVFVITTSKTLHTLTLRPEFFRRTASIDNNISDWCKTFNPAPLTFSYPHRLHASSPLELFVSLDNGALLRLTRKSGDDGSHWSPLTFDERTWGSSIRGLVKWHAQPSIKYQGRTLELSAPNAIATTTDQTYVFAVCLNHTLKIWNLATNKLAATKDLLDRDVQPSEESLYSLNPSETSFIRVFNMERALDGAYRYYVVTYSPFEDGLFKFWAVKGGLTSPLVIEDLYPGAALKPLDPDSTGSMFWSIADFQIKPAEEGKRMELWVLWRNSSLYQLFTLHFNFETLVTDWKSNWASTVMDTRGQAYPPVMALSDVVDPTEKWLEFLLQPNKYSTEVLETALSIYQEALRPLSSPSTLKRSAPLAERLCSTVAATVSLRKYADDGMDFTRYRTDTDSKWRQFWQIADDVNKRRFEPVSLAYDTYYETPWMVLSDSCAVIRECSATELILHNSGPELRAEAPKIVDRWRHRNLDSEIGSLFEDASHLLNVASSFRRSFAPELEVACQGALEAELFTEPSISVQDRMEAFRERCDFGEQISNKTYDGLVGAVNERLNIFSLPNEVFYTLVDTIPLGFPGKDSDLVNTHFGVKVIVNGVQETISFTRKTLTDLLYMILFIDGEVQQEEDSTFDAADLFVTIITLLREYEMMSWLSSNSRKCSDRPAKATDDMSVTSFFVKEAPAHKDGERIATILEDLFASDIKPRQAVGLPQSYTISLGIRDILSWVTRQGEVAYPNALVYIQCDLIAKNNIDLAWDFLRFQASTSWATYVKGRLYVAMSEYDTAALYFRKAAYLLSCGKPLGNLHEMSSTLLDIVSVDCFHNGLPKYFQHILTIFEHARSFSHVADFASLALQALSSEHGSEQDPEFASLRADLLSRLFYASLQNCQFDQAYSALARYRDRALQKSALSSLITGILAASGPGTAGLQKILHFPTTLIPNIASHVDDILASLARKQTSFSSYLDAESKWADSTPDYQRILQAYRIARGDYRGAAEIAYRNVQRLRHARDHSTHLVLTRARDTAEDNRPIEEDDPESKEIRHELLSLINLLACVDKSESYILVDRDGPSSSTFNPLTDRRRSSLAPADDDGNVFMEDAEATTSTTGGPASPTTPYNSSSHPNQHRRLSASPTAIRPSSRRDSKSSITSATITIPQRRVIVTLDHLRREFQTELDRVSRIERGDWEFGILDDGDPVGGGQDHDDTMLLA, from the exons ATGGCTAAAATCTACAAAGATACCCGAGTCGACCTCCGGCCGTACTCGCCGAACACCGTCGTCAACATCCCGATCTCGACCCAAGAAAGTACGCAAAGCCGCGCGCGATTCTCGGTCATCTCGAGCCCCAACCGTGACGAGCCGGTCGCgaaggacgaagacgagtTTTCCAAACGATACCTAGCGAGCCAGGGTTCGATCTATTTCCGCAAACGCAATGTCTACCCCCGAACCTTTCTGTGGAGGGTTGTCGATAACAGCAAGATCTTGGAGATCCAGTGCGTGGATCTGACCAAGGCTGGTATCGAGCACCACGAATACAATGTAACACTGCGCTTGGAATTTGAGGAAGGAATTGTCCCTTCAGGTGTTGATTTTGCCGATTTGGAGGAGCACGAAGCGTTGAGCGTGTTCGTGatcaccacctccaagacCCTCCACACCTTGACACTACGCCCCGAGTTCTTCCGCAGGACTGCATCAATTGACAACAACATCTCCGACTGGTGCAAGACTTTCAATCCCGCACCTCTCACATTCTCTTATCCACACCGTCTACATGCGAGCAGCCCGCTGGAGCTGTTCGTGTCTCTTGACAATGGCGCACTCTTGCGCTTGACCAGGAAGTCTGGTGACGATG GCTCACACTGGTCTCCCCTGACCTTCGACGAGAGAACTTGGGGCTCGTCGATTCGCGGGCTGGTCAAATGGCATGCGCAGCCGTCAATTAAATACCAAGGACGCACCCTCGAATTGAGCGCGCCAAACGCTATCGCCACTACAACTGATCAGACCTATGTCTTCGCTGTCTGCTTGAACCACACGCTCAAGATCTGGAACCTTGCTACCAACAAGTTGGCCGCTACGAAGGACCTACTGGACCGTGATGTGCAACCGTCGGAGGAATCTTTGTACTCGCTGAATCCATCCGAAACTTCCTTCATCAGGGTCTTTAACATGGAGCGTGCGCTTGACGGTGCGTACCGTTATTATGTTGTCACATATTCGCCGTTCGAAGACGGGCTCTTCAAGTTCTGGGCTGTCAAGGGAGGCCTGACGTCGCCGCTTGTTATCGAGGATCTGTACCCGGGTGCTGCACTGAAGCCTCTGGATCCCGACTCGACCGGGAGCATGTTCTGGAGTATCGCCGACTTCCAGATCAAGCCTGCTGAGGAAGGAAAGCGCATGGAGCTGTGGGTTCTGTGGAGAAACAGCAGCCTGTACCAGCTGTTTACGCTGCATTTCAACTTCGAAACCCTGGTGACGGATTGGAAGTCCAACTGGGCGTCTACAGTTATGGACACCCGCGGTCAGGCATATCCCCCCGTTATGGCCTTGTCTGACGTGGTGGATCCGACGGAGAAGTGGCTCGAATTCCTCCTGCAGCCCAACAAATACTCGACGGAGGTCCTTGAGACTGCCCTCTCTATCTACCAGGAGGCACTCAGACCTCTGTCGTCGCCCAGCACGCTGAAGAGAAGCGCCCCTCTGGCAGAAAGGCTCTGCTCTACCGTTGCTGCCACTGTCTCTCTTCGCAAGTACgccgatgatgggatggacttCACACGGTACCGAACCGATACAGACTCGAAGTGGCGCCAATTCTGGCAGATTGCGGATGATGTCAACAAGAGAAGGTTTGAGCCAGTCTCTCTTGCATATGATACCTACTATGAGACACCGTGGATGGTCCTTTCCGACAGCTGTGCCGTGATTCGTGAATGCAGCGCAACCGAGCTCATTCTACATAACTCCGGCCCAGAGCTTCGCGCGGAAGCACCCAAAATCGTTGATCGCTGGAGGCACCGGAACCTGGATTCAGAGATCGGCAGCCTCTTTGAGGATGCCTCTCACCTTCTGAACGTTGCCTCCAGCTTCCGGAGGAGCTTCGCTCCCGAACTCGAAGTAGCATGCCAGGGCGCCCTTGAAGCAGAGCTGTTCACTGAACCCTCCATCTCTGTGCAGGATAGAATGGAGGCGTTCCGCGAGCGATGTGATTTCGGAGAGCAAATCTCCAACAAGACATACGATGGTCTGGTTGGTGCCGTTAATGAGCGTCTGAACATCTTCAGCTTGCCAAATGAAGTGTTCTACACCCTTGTGGACACGATTCCGCTGGGTTTCCCTGGCAAGGACTCTGATCTCGTCAACACTCATTTCGGTGTCAAGGTCATCGTCAACGGTGTCCAGGAGACGATCTCCTTTACGCGAAAGACTCTGACAGACCTCTTGTACATGATCCTTTTCATCGATGGTGAAGTTCAGCAGGAGGAAGACTCGACGTTCGACGCCGCAGACTTGTTTGTCACTATCATAACCCTCCTGAGGGAATATGAGATGATGTCTTGGTTGAGCTCGAATTCCCGCAAGTGCTCCGACAGACCGGCGAAGGCCACTGATGACATGTCCGTCACCTCGTTCTTTGTCAAGGAAGCGCCAGCACATAAGGATGGTGAGAGGATAGCGACTATCCTTGAGGATCTGTTCGCCAGCGATATCAAGCCACGTCAAGCCGTCGGCCTGCCCCAGAGCTACACGATATCTCTTGGTATTCGGGATATTCTCTCCTGGGTGACTCGTCAAGGCGAAGTCGCCTACCCCAATGCTCTTGTCTACATACAATGTGACCTCATCGCTAAGAACAATATCGACCTTGCATGGGACTTCCTCCGCTTCCAAGCAAGCACATCCTGGGCGACCTATGTCAAGGGTAGGCTGTATGTTGCCATGTCCGAATACGATACTGCGGCTTTGTATTTCCGCAAAGCTGCCTATCTTCTTT CATGCGGAAAACCCCTGGGTAACCTGCACGAGATGTCCTCGACCCTCCTCGACATCGTCTCCGTGGACTGCTTCCACAACGGTCTTCCCAAGTACTTCCAACACATCTTGACAATATTCGAACATGCGCGCTCGTTCTCCCACGTCGCCGACTTCGCCAGCCTCGCGCTACAGGCCCTTTCCAGTGAGCACGGAAGCGAGCAAGACCCCGAATTCGCTAGCCTACGGGCCGATCTCCTCTCACGTCTGTTCTATGCTTCTCTACAGAACTGCCAATTCGACCAGGCATACTCGGCGCTGGCCAGATACAGGGATCGCGCACTGCAGAAGTCCGCCCTGAGCTCTCTCATCACCGGCATCCTGGCCGCCTCAGGACCCGGCACCGCAGGACTACAGAAGATCCTCCACTTCCCGACCACGCTCATCCCTAACATCGCCTCCCACGTAGACGACATCCTGGCCTCGCTTGCCCGCAAACAGACTTCCTTCAGCTCCTACCTTGACGCAGAGAGCAAATGGGCCGACAGCACCCCCGACTACCAGCGAATCCTACAAGCATACCGCATCGCACGGGGCGACTACCGCGGCGCAGCAGAGATCGCCTACCGCAACGTCCAGCGTCTCCGCCACGCCCGAGACCACTCAACCCATCTGGTCCTCACCCGGGCGCGAGACACCGCCGAGGACAACCGTCCCATCGAGGAAGACGACCCGGAGAGCAAGGAAATCCGCCACgagctcctctccctcatcaacctcctcgCCTGCGTCGACAAGAGCGAATCCTACATCCTCGTGGACAGAGACggaccctcctcctccaccttcaacCCCCTCACCGACCGCCGTCGCAGCAGCCTCGCCcccgccgacgacgacggaAACGTCTTCATGGAAGACGCCGAAGCCACCACCAGTACTACTGGCGGCCCGGcctctcccaccaccccctacaactcctcatcccaccccaaccaacaccGTCGCCTCAGCGCCAGCCCAACCGCCATCCGTCCCTCCAGCCGTCGCGACAGCAAATCCTCCATCACATCCGCCACCATCACAATCCCTCAACGTCGCGTCATCGTAACGCTGGACCATCTGCGTCGCGAGTTCCAGACCGAGCTGGATCGCGTCAGCCGTATCGAGCGTGGCGATTGGGAATTTGGAATTCTCGATGACGGTGATCCTGTTGGCGGTGGCCAGGATCATGATGATACGATGCTTCTCGCGTAG